From Pseudonocardia autotrophica, one genomic window encodes:
- a CDS encoding NADH-quinone oxidoreductase subunit N has protein sequence MAATALAATRPPEMVFGTYVLDTATHTTRAIVLVTTLALIALCGDTVAGHRRETEFVVLVQLGALGSMLLGGAADLILLFAAFLLASVPLYALAGWAKQGTATEAALKYYLAGALAGVTTLAGVTLLFGVAGATGYAGVAEGITRGPGGAAAVGLVAVLAGLAFKAGAVPAHFWVPDVADGTPPAVAAVITTLPKIGALVATYRLLDSAIPADVVDWPLLVAILAAASMTLANLAAFAQTSILRLLGYSTVSQVGYLLMAVAVAGRAPLAQPALLFYLAAYAFTNVAAFAVVAATAQRSIDGHRGLARRDPLLAIAFVVALLGLVGTPPTAVLFGKLVVFTAAVDGGLVWLVVLAVLNTVASLFYYLRVIAAAFTAPDTDTDTDTDTDGATGSVVHVVHERSGTRSRPWARWTALGTAAVSLLLGVCAGVVLAVVGTPP, from the coding sequence TTGGCGGCCACCGCCCTCGCCGCGACCCGGCCGCCCGAGATGGTGTTCGGGACCTACGTCCTCGACACCGCCACGCACACGACCCGGGCGATCGTGCTCGTCACGACACTGGCCCTGATCGCGCTGTGCGGCGACACCGTCGCCGGGCACCGCCGCGAGACCGAGTTCGTGGTGCTCGTCCAGCTCGGCGCGCTGGGCTCGATGCTGCTCGGCGGGGCAGCCGACCTGATCCTGCTCTTCGCGGCGTTCCTGCTCGCCAGCGTCCCGCTGTATGCCCTGGCCGGCTGGGCGAAGCAGGGCACCGCGACCGAGGCGGCGCTGAAGTACTACCTCGCCGGCGCGCTCGCCGGAGTCACCACCCTGGCCGGAGTGACCCTGCTGTTCGGCGTGGCCGGGGCAACCGGCTACGCGGGCGTCGCCGAGGGAATCACCCGGGGACCGGGCGGCGCCGCGGCGGTCGGGCTCGTCGCCGTGCTCGCCGGTCTGGCGTTCAAGGCCGGCGCGGTCCCGGCCCATTTCTGGGTGCCCGACGTCGCCGACGGCACCCCACCCGCGGTCGCCGCCGTGATCACCACGCTGCCGAAGATCGGCGCCCTGGTCGCCACCTACCGGCTCCTCGACTCCGCCATCCCCGCCGACGTCGTGGACTGGCCGCTGCTGGTCGCGATCCTCGCCGCAGCGAGCATGACCCTGGCCAACCTCGCCGCCTTCGCCCAGACCTCGATACTGCGCCTACTCGGCTACTCGACCGTGTCCCAGGTCGGCTACCTGCTCATGGCCGTCGCCGTCGCCGGCCGCGCACCGCTGGCCCAGCCGGCGCTGCTGTTCTACCTAGCCGCCTATGCCTTCACCAACGTGGCCGCCTTCGCCGTGGTCGCCGCCACCGCCCAGCGCAGCATCGACGGGCACCGCGGGCTGGCGCGCCGCGACCCGTTGCTCGCGATCGCCTTCGTCGTCGCGCTGCTCGGGCTGGTCGGCACCCCGCCGACCGCGGTGCTGTTCGGCAAGCTCGTCGTGTTCACCGCGGCCGTCGACGGTGGCCTGGTCTGGCTGGTCGTGCTCGCCGTGCTCAACACCGTCGCCTCGCTGTTCTACTACCTGCGCGTCATCGCCGCGGCCTTCACCGCCCCCGACACAGACACCGACACCGACACCGACACAGACGGCGCCACCGGCTCCGTCGTCCACGTCGTCCACGAGCGATCGGGGACCCGGTCACGCCCGTGGGCGCGGTGGACGGCACTCGGCACCGCTGCGGTGTCGTTGCTGCTCGGCGTGTGCGCCGGTGTGGTCCTGGCCGTGGTCGGGACACCGCCCTGA